One genomic region from Knoellia sp. p5-6-4 encodes:
- a CDS encoding SCO2322 family protein: MSRTTRPVVAVPSLVAAVLLALVAAVVAPAAPASAAAYRYWGYFQLQDATWAFASKGADQLTPADGSVEGWRFAVAGETDARMPRATASFDDLCGDAAAEAGKKRVGVVIDYGRAADTEDGKQPPAPVGRCAVVDTKATGAEVLAAVASVRAEGAMICGIDNHPATGCGGEVKVVSPEAKATDTPVQLAAATPSADAAQAPADDADQGGTSALTYAALAIVLAVVALLITAAARRRRAN, translated from the coding sequence ATGTCTCGCACCACCCGGCCCGTCGTGGCCGTCCCGTCCCTGGTCGCCGCCGTGCTGCTCGCGCTGGTCGCGGCCGTCGTCGCCCCGGCTGCCCCCGCCAGTGCCGCGGCCTACCGCTACTGGGGCTACTTCCAGCTCCAGGACGCCACCTGGGCCTTCGCCAGCAAGGGCGCCGACCAGCTCACCCCCGCCGACGGCTCCGTCGAGGGCTGGCGCTTCGCCGTCGCCGGCGAGACCGACGCGCGTATGCCGCGTGCGACCGCCAGCTTCGACGACCTCTGCGGTGACGCCGCCGCCGAGGCCGGGAAGAAGCGCGTCGGCGTCGTCATCGACTACGGCCGCGCCGCCGACACCGAGGACGGCAAGCAGCCCCCGGCCCCGGTCGGCCGGTGCGCGGTCGTCGACACCAAGGCCACCGGCGCCGAGGTGCTCGCCGCCGTCGCGTCCGTGCGCGCCGAGGGCGCCATGATCTGCGGCATCGACAACCACCCCGCCACCGGCTGCGGCGGTGAGGTCAAGGTGGTCAGCCCCGAGGCCAAGGCCACCGACACCCCGGTGCAGCTCGCGGCCGCGACGCCGTCGGCCGACGCCGCGCAGGCCCCCGCCGACGACGCCGACCAGGGCGGCACCAGCGCACTGACCTACGCCGCCCTGGCGATCGTGCTCGCCGTTGTCGCGCTGCTCATCACCGCCGCCGCGCGCCGCCGGCGCGCCAACTGA
- a CDS encoding energy-coupling factor transporter transmembrane component T: MAPRLGPTPLPRLLHPAAWWAWGVGLAVAASQTTNPLLLALIVAVAAWVVLERREVGATNSLVPFLLVGLFAIALRVVMVGLLGGGVTGRVVLLRLPEVPLPAWTSGVRIGGAVTLEGLLAAVYEGLRLAAILACLGAVNALASPRRLLRYVPATLYEVGTAVVVALTFAPQMVDDAARVRAARRLRGHSGRGLRELGRLAVPVLVGSLERSLSLAASMESRGYGRVVRRSATSSRLAALFTLVGLIGVVVGLYGLLDATSPAVLGVPMLVTGVLCAAAALVVGARRDPRTRYRRDPWAGPEWLVSLSGLVPALVLTAGAVLAWRGLVPQQVPAALPPVPLGMVAAIAVAALPAVAAPVPPLLARAREAAT; the protein is encoded by the coding sequence GTGGCTCCCCGGCTCGGCCCCACTCCCCTCCCCAGGCTGCTGCACCCCGCGGCCTGGTGGGCCTGGGGTGTGGGGCTGGCCGTGGCCGCGTCGCAGACGACCAACCCGCTGCTGCTGGCACTCATCGTGGCCGTCGCGGCCTGGGTGGTCCTCGAGCGGCGTGAGGTGGGGGCCACCAACTCCCTGGTCCCCTTCCTGCTGGTCGGGCTCTTCGCCATCGCCCTCAGGGTGGTCATGGTCGGGCTCCTCGGTGGCGGGGTCACCGGCCGGGTCGTGCTCCTCCGGCTTCCCGAGGTGCCCCTGCCCGCCTGGACGAGCGGGGTCCGCATCGGCGGTGCGGTCACCCTCGAGGGCCTGCTGGCAGCGGTCTACGAGGGCCTTAGGCTGGCGGCCATCCTGGCCTGTCTGGGCGCCGTCAACGCCCTCGCGAGCCCACGTCGCCTGCTGCGCTACGTGCCGGCCACCCTCTACGAGGTGGGCACCGCCGTCGTCGTGGCGCTGACGTTCGCGCCGCAGATGGTGGACGACGCAGCCCGGGTCAGGGCCGCCCGCCGGCTGCGGGGCCACTCGGGGAGGGGCCTGCGCGAGCTCGGCCGCCTGGCCGTGCCGGTGCTCGTCGGTTCCCTCGAACGCTCCCTCAGCCTGGCCGCCTCCATGGAGTCGCGCGGCTACGGCCGGGTCGTGCGCCGCAGCGCCACCTCGAGCCGGCTGGCGGCGCTGTTCACCCTCGTCGGGCTGATCGGCGTGGTCGTCGGCCTGTACGGCCTGCTCGACGCGACCAGCCCTGCGGTGCTGGGCGTCCCGATGCTCGTCACCGGCGTGCTGTGCGCGGCCGCCGCCCTCGTGGTGGGGGCCCGGCGCGATCCCCGCACGCGCTACCGCCGCGACCCCTGGGCCGGGCCGGAGTGGCTGGTCTCGCTGAGCGGACTCGTGCCCGCCCTCGTGCTCACCGCAGGCGCCGTGCTGGCCTGGCGGGGCCTGGTGCCACAGCAGGTTCCGGCAGCCCTGCCACCGGTACCCCTCGGTATGGTTGCGGCGATCGCCGTGGCTGCCCTGCCGGCGGTCGCCGCCCCAGTCCCTCCCCTACTCGCCCGCGCACGTGAGGCAGCCACATGA